Proteins from one Hyperolius riggenbachi isolate aHypRig1 chromosome 4, aHypRig1.pri, whole genome shotgun sequence genomic window:
- the LOC137570778 gene encoding oligodendrocyte transcription factor 3-like, with the protein MNSDSSSMSSRASSPDMDDMYLRGHHHHHHHHHQDNRLNSVSSTQNDILQKMSDEMLSRHSSKEDGESGKYKIKKQLSEQDLQKLRLKINGRERKRMHDLNLAMDGLREVMPYAHGPSVRKLSKIATLLLARNYILMLTSSLEEMKRLVGEIYGGHHSAFHCGSVGHSAAHPIHPPSAVHQVHPILGSTLSSNNSGISATLPGIANIRPTHSLLKTPPAPPLPLGSGFQHWAGLPCPCTICQMPPPPQLSALTANMSRISAEAKDLLK; encoded by the coding sequence ATGAATTCTGACTCCAGCTCAATGTCCAGCAGAGCCTCTTCTCCAGACATGGATGACATGTATCTAAGAGGTCATCACcaccatcatcaccatcatcaccaGGACAACAGGCTGAACTCTGTCTCCTCAACCCAGAACGACatcctgcagaagatgtcagatgaGATGCTCTCCAGACACAGCTCAAAGGAAGATGGAGAGTCGGGCAAATACAAAATTAAGAAGCAGCTTTCTGAGCAGGATTTGCAAAAACTGAGGCTGAAAATAAATGGCAGGGAGCGCAAAAGGATGCACGACTTAAACCTTGCCATGGACGGCTTGAGGGAAGTCATGCCGTATGCCCATGGGCCTTCTGTGAGAAAACTTTCCAAAATCGCTACCCTGTTGCTTGCCAGAAATTACATCCTGATGCTGACCAGCTCCTTGGAGGAAATGAAGCGGCTTGTGGGTGAGATCTATGGGGGTCACCATTCTGCATTTCACTGTGGTTCAGTGGGACATTCTGCCGCACaccctatccacccacccagcgCAGTCCATCAGGTGCACCCTATCCTGGGCAGCACTCTGTCATCAAATAACTCTGGCATTTCTGCAACCTTACCTGGAATTGCCAATATCAGGCCGACGCACTCCTTGCTCAAGACTCCCCCAGCTCCTCCACTCCCTCTTGGCAGTGGATTTCAACACTGGGCAGGACTTCCATGCCCATGTACTATCTGTCAGATGCCACCACCACCTCAGCTCTCTGCTCTCACAGCCAACATGAGCAGAATCTCTGCAGAAGCCAAGGACTTACTGAAGTAA